A genomic window from Chitinophaga pollutisoli includes:
- a CDS encoding DUF3575 domain-containing protein: protein MKHAALTFAFALCLGTAAMAQQTAPLEIDTEIAEKPPRKERLRNQPMYSNIVKTNLSSLALNNYSLTYERLLARKISASLGYRYMPKSALTKSMLGETVMDYVKEDGDDDLQNQLDKLQMSGGALTAEFRFYTGRRPGAKGFYAGIYGRYSNFKYDYPYDYEKPDETTTLVPLKGNTKGFGGGVVMGGQFMIAKRVVVDLYIIGAHYGKMTGKVNGLTDLSDLDEQDRTDLKNELEDLIDLGGSEKNITAEVRDDGIRADIRMPFLGVRGLGLTVGFAF, encoded by the coding sequence ATGAAACACGCAGCACTAACGTTCGCCTTTGCCCTGTGCCTCGGCACTGCAGCCATGGCGCAGCAAACCGCACCCCTGGAAATCGATACCGAAATCGCCGAAAAGCCGCCCCGCAAGGAAAGGCTCCGCAACCAGCCGATGTATTCCAACATCGTAAAAACCAACCTGTCGAGCCTCGCACTCAACAACTACAGCCTGACGTACGAGCGCTTGCTTGCCCGTAAGATCTCCGCCTCGCTGGGCTACCGGTACATGCCCAAAAGCGCCCTGACTAAAAGCATGCTCGGCGAAACGGTAATGGATTATGTGAAGGAAGACGGTGACGACGATTTGCAGAATCAGCTCGACAAGCTGCAAATGAGCGGCGGCGCGCTCACCGCGGAGTTCCGCTTCTACACCGGCCGCCGTCCCGGCGCCAAAGGCTTTTACGCCGGCATTTACGGCCGTTACAGCAACTTCAAGTACGATTATCCGTATGATTACGAGAAACCCGACGAAACCACAACCCTCGTGCCCCTCAAAGGCAACACCAAAGGCTTCGGCGGCGGTGTGGTAATGGGCGGGCAGTTCATGATCGCCAAACGGGTGGTGGTAGACCTCTACATCATCGGCGCCCACTATGGTAAAATGACCGGTAAGGTGAACGGCCTCACCGATCTCAGCGATCTGGATGAGCAAGACCGCACGGATCTGAAAAACGAGCTGGAAGACCTGATCGACCTGGGTGGAAGTGAAAAAAACATCACTGCTGAAGTACGGGACGATGGCATCCGCGCCGATATCAGGATGCCGTTCCTCGGCGTCCGCGGGCTTGGCCTCACCGTCGGATTTGCTTTCTAA
- a CDS encoding nitrous oxide reductase accessory protein NosL produces MKMYLPALTLLIFLASACGRKYEPINYGKDACAHCKMTIMDKRFAAEIVNEKGRVFKFDDITCLKAYTAELTTGSLLFVNDYAGHSAEPLDATKAVYLHHESFKSPMAGNLPAFADAAAAKALQDSLGLNLLTWESLP; encoded by the coding sequence ATGAAGATGTATCTACCGGCGCTGACCCTGCTTATCTTTTTGGCCAGCGCCTGCGGCAGGAAGTATGAACCGATCAACTATGGGAAAGACGCCTGCGCACATTGCAAAATGACAATCATGGACAAGCGTTTCGCCGCGGAGATCGTGAATGAGAAAGGCCGCGTGTTCAAGTTCGACGATATCACCTGCCTGAAAGCCTATACGGCCGAGCTCACCACCGGCAGCCTGCTGTTCGTGAACGACTATGCCGGCCATTCCGCCGAACCGCTGGATGCCACCAAAGCCGTGTACCTCCATCACGAATCGTTCAAGAGCCCCATGGCAGGCAACCTCCCCGCCTTCGCGGACGCGGCTGCCGCCAAAGCGCTGCAAGACAGTCTCGGGCTCAATTTGCTCACCTGGGAATCCCTGCCATGA
- the dapA gene encoding 4-hydroxy-tetrahydrodipicolinate synthase, producing MLQEQLRGTGVALVTPFATNEAIDWNALERLIDHVITGGVDYVVTLGTTGETPTLSSEEKLDLIRFTFEKVNKRVPVVVGIGDYNTRDVVKRLETCPLDEAAAVLSVAPYYSKPTQEGIFQHYKAVAAASPKPIILYNVPGRTGRNMTAETTLRIAHEVENVVAMKEASGDMAQCMAIVRDKPKDFLVISGDDAVAMPQLACGMDGVISVAANYFAKEFPAMVKAALAGDFATARNLHYRMLQGFDLMFAENNPAGIKAFLHEAGILENVFRLPVVPATDELQQQIKQYLSKY from the coding sequence ATGTTACAGGAACAATTACGGGGCACCGGCGTGGCATTGGTGACACCCTTTGCCACGAACGAAGCGATTGACTGGAACGCCCTTGAAAGGCTCATCGATCATGTGATTACCGGCGGCGTGGATTACGTCGTAACCCTCGGCACCACCGGAGAAACACCTACACTCTCCTCTGAAGAAAAGCTGGATCTCATCCGCTTTACCTTCGAAAAAGTGAACAAACGCGTACCCGTTGTGGTAGGCATCGGGGACTACAACACCCGCGACGTCGTGAAACGGCTGGAAACCTGCCCGCTCGACGAAGCCGCCGCCGTGCTCAGCGTAGCGCCCTACTACAGCAAACCCACGCAGGAAGGCATCTTCCAGCACTATAAAGCCGTTGCCGCGGCATCTCCCAAACCCATCATCCTGTACAATGTTCCCGGCCGCACCGGCCGCAACATGACGGCGGAAACCACCCTGCGCATCGCGCATGAAGTGGAAAACGTGGTGGCGATGAAGGAAGCTTCCGGCGATATGGCCCAATGCATGGCCATCGTGCGCGACAAACCGAAGGATTTCCTCGTCATCAGCGGCGACGATGCCGTGGCGATGCCTCAACTGGCCTGTGGCATGGACGGTGTGATCTCCGTTGCCGCCAACTACTTCGCGAAGGAATTCCCCGCGATGGTGAAAGCCGCCCTCGCCGGCGACTTCGCCACCGCCCGCAACCTGCATTACCGCATGCTCCAGGGCTTCGACCTCATGTTCGCGGAAAACAACCCCGCCGGTATCAAAGCGTTCCTGCATGAAGCCGGTATCCTCGAAAACGTGTTCCGCCTGCCGGTGGTGCCCGCTACGGACGAGCTTCAACAACAGATCAAACAGTATCTTTCCAAATACTAA
- a CDS encoding nitrous oxide reductase family maturation protein NosD, giving the protein MTCIRTILFFLLLVPVGLSAAVIRTGPDSLLQHALDRAQPGDTILVAPGHYKQHEIVVRTPVTLIGESYPVFDGENKYQILIVSADNVRIQGITVQNTGRSSMVDMAGIRLQNVSRVTVSNCRVLNTTYGIYLQGSKFCVIENNEIRSSATDELQAGNGVHAWKSDSLLIRNNKISGHRDGIYFEFVTGSAIIGNISTNNVRYGLHFMFSHNDGYSRNTFRHNGAGVAVMYSKHVVMVGNTFGEHWGDASYGILLKDISDSRIEHNQFAHNTIGIFMEGSNRIHVLRNTFNANGWAMRVQASCEGNTIETNNFTENSFDVATNGTLMLNTWRNNYWDKYEGYDLNRDGTGDVPYHPVSVYSILSERIPSTMILYRSFLTNIIDQAEKIMPSIIPDQLRDDSPQTKKWKL; this is encoded by the coding sequence ATGACCTGCATCCGTACCATATTATTTTTTCTCCTCCTCGTACCCGTGGGGCTTTCGGCGGCGGTGATCCGCACCGGGCCCGACAGCCTCCTCCAGCACGCACTCGACAGGGCGCAACCCGGCGATACGATCCTCGTGGCGCCCGGCCATTACAAACAGCACGAAATCGTCGTGCGCACACCCGTTACCCTCATCGGTGAAAGCTACCCGGTGTTCGACGGGGAAAACAAATACCAGATCCTCATCGTATCCGCCGACAACGTCCGTATCCAGGGCATTACCGTACAAAACACCGGGCGCAGCAGCATGGTCGACATGGCCGGCATCCGCCTCCAGAACGTTTCGCGCGTGACGGTCAGTAATTGCAGGGTATTGAACACCACTTACGGCATCTACCTCCAGGGCAGTAAGTTCTGCGTGATCGAAAACAACGAGATCCGCTCTTCGGCCACCGACGAGCTACAGGCCGGCAACGGCGTCCACGCCTGGAAGTCGGACTCCCTGCTCATCCGGAACAACAAGATCTCCGGGCACCGCGACGGCATCTATTTCGAGTTCGTCACCGGGTCCGCCATCATCGGGAACATCTCCACCAACAACGTCCGCTACGGGCTGCACTTCATGTTCTCCCATAACGACGGCTACAGCCGCAACACCTTCCGGCACAACGGCGCCGGTGTAGCGGTGATGTATTCCAAGCATGTGGTCATGGTCGGCAATACCTTCGGCGAGCACTGGGGAGACGCTTCCTACGGCATCCTGCTGAAAGATATTTCCGACAGCCGGATCGAACATAACCAATTCGCACACAACACCATCGGCATATTCATGGAAGGCAGTAACCGGATCCATGTGCTCCGGAATACCTTCAACGCCAACGGCTGGGCCATGCGTGTGCAGGCCAGCTGCGAGGGGAATACCATCGAAACCAACAATTTCACCGAGAATTCCTTTGACGTCGCCACCAACGGCACGCTCATGCTCAACACCTGGCGAAATAACTATTGGGACAAATACGAAGGATACGACCTCAACCGCGATGGCACCGGCGACGTGCCCTACCATCCCGTGAGCGTCTATTCGATTCTTTCTGAAAGAATCCCTTCCACCATGATTCTCTACAGGAGTTTCCTCACCAACATCATCGACCAGGCGGAGAAAATCATGCCGTCCATCATCCCCGACCAGCTCCGGGACGATTCACCTCAAACGAAAAAATGGAAATTATGA
- a CDS encoding GDSL-type esterase/lipase family protein, translating into MSTATKNWLALGDSYTIGEGVPLFDSFPYQTLQLLRAGGMQLQAPEIVAKTGWTTGELIAHLHEHSRLLPQYDFVSLLIGVNNQYRGLSETDYAEEFQWLAEKALQLAPGGKVAVISIPDWGVTPFAAGRDIDAICLAIDQFNGINREICGRLGIPYINITEDYRLAGGRPEGLAEDKLHPSAGIYASWAEKLATLFAGT; encoded by the coding sequence ATGAGTACCGCCACCAAAAACTGGCTCGCCCTCGGCGATTCCTACACCATAGGCGAAGGCGTTCCCCTGTTCGACAGTTTCCCTTATCAAACCCTGCAATTGCTCCGCGCGGGCGGCATGCAGCTGCAGGCCCCCGAGATCGTCGCCAAAACCGGGTGGACCACCGGCGAGCTGATCGCCCATCTCCACGAACACAGCCGCCTGCTGCCGCAATACGACTTCGTGTCACTGCTGATTGGCGTCAACAACCAGTACCGCGGACTTTCCGAAACGGATTATGCCGAGGAGTTCCAATGGCTCGCGGAAAAGGCCCTGCAACTCGCGCCGGGCGGTAAAGTGGCCGTCATCAGCATTCCCGACTGGGGGGTAACGCCCTTCGCTGCCGGGCGCGACATCGATGCCATCTGCCTCGCGATCGACCAGTTCAACGGCATCAACCGCGAAATCTGCGGCCGGCTGGGCATACCATATATAAATATCACGGAAGACTACCGGCTGGCCGGTGGCCGGCCCGAAGGCCTCGCCGAAGACAAGCTGCACCCCTCCGCAGGTATTTATGCCAGCTGGGCGGAAAAGCTGGCTACCTTGTTTGCGGGAACCTAA
- the ric gene encoding iron-sulfur cluster repair di-iron protein produces MNNLEQAIIGQLVADNYRTAAVFSKYHIDFCCNGNRTVQEACTQKKIDIAAVTSDLQAVLGIQPETGTDYNSWQPDVLAIHIVDRHHAYVSNQIPVLQAYLHKLSRVHGDAHPELVQIAQLFNESAAELTMHMKKEELVLFPYIRQMVVAQQNGNPAHPPHFGTVSNPISMMMHEHDQEGERFRQIQGLSNDYTVPPDGCNTYRVTYALLKEFQEDLHLHIHLENNILFPKAADLENAFAHQTSRP; encoded by the coding sequence ATGAACAACCTCGAACAAGCCATCATTGGCCAGCTGGTAGCAGATAATTACCGCACCGCCGCTGTTTTCAGCAAATATCACATCGACTTCTGCTGCAACGGCAACCGCACCGTGCAGGAAGCCTGCACCCAGAAGAAGATCGACATCGCAGCGGTCACTTCCGACCTACAGGCCGTGCTCGGCATCCAGCCCGAAACCGGTACCGATTACAATAGCTGGCAGCCCGACGTGCTGGCGATCCACATTGTTGACCGTCACCACGCATACGTCTCCAACCAAATCCCCGTTTTGCAGGCTTATCTCCACAAACTGTCGCGCGTACACGGAGACGCACACCCGGAACTGGTACAGATCGCCCAGCTTTTCAATGAAAGCGCTGCCGAGCTTACGATGCATATGAAAAAGGAAGAGCTTGTCCTTTTTCCTTATATCCGGCAAATGGTGGTGGCACAACAGAACGGCAATCCGGCGCACCCGCCCCACTTCGGCACCGTTTCCAATCCCATTTCCATGATGATGCACGAACACGATCAGGAAGGAGAGCGCTTCCGGCAAATACAGGGCCTCAGCAACGACTATACGGTACCGCCGGACGGCTGCAACACTTATCGCGTGACCTACGCACTGCTGAAGGAATTCCAGGAAGACCTGCACCTGCATATTCATCTGGAAAACAACATCCTGTTTCCGAAAGCGGCTGACCTGGAAAACGCATTTGCCCATCAAACCTCCCGGCCGTAA
- a CDS encoding cytochrome c codes for MKQLRYLFVFSLAIAIAAAGCGGGGQEKSGEKAPESEAPAAGNSAAASTDPKGIGKFKDVQLTHPLDEAMVKKGQEVAEVKCTSCHKLTEEKLVGPGWKGVTDRRTPEWIMNFVTNVDEMLDKDPEAQAMLEVCMVRMPNQNLSDDDARAVLEYMRKIDGKN; via the coding sequence ATGAAACAGCTCAGGTATCTCTTCGTCTTCTCTTTAGCCATTGCCATTGCGGCCGCTGGTTGCGGCGGTGGCGGGCAGGAAAAATCCGGCGAAAAAGCGCCCGAATCCGAAGCCCCCGCAGCCGGCAACAGCGCCGCCGCTTCCACCGATCCGAAAGGCATTGGTAAATTCAAGGACGTCCAGCTTACCCATCCGCTCGACGAAGCCATGGTGAAAAAAGGCCAGGAAGTCGCCGAGGTGAAATGTACCTCCTGCCACAAACTGACCGAAGAAAAACTGGTGGGCCCCGGTTGGAAAGGCGTTACCGACCGCCGCACCCCGGAATGGATCATGAACTTCGTCACCAACGTTGACGAAATGCTCGACAAAGATCCGGAAGCACAAGCCATGCTGGAAGTATGTATGGTAAGAATGCCGAACCAGAACCTCTCTGACGATGATGCGCGCGCCGTGTTGGAATACATGCGCAAAATCGACGGCAAGAATTAA
- the kynU gene encoding kynureninase: MNTAFQPTISFAAAQDMSDGLASFKSKFHFPQHEGKDAIYFCGNSLGLQARSVEAAIRQELEDWRNLAVEGYFRAKNPWLFYHTHFSETMAGMMGCSPEEVTVMNTLTVNLHLILQSFYRPTKERYRIVMEAGAFPSDQYALETLVRLHGLDPDDALVEIHPREGEKLLRTEDILDTIARQGNSLAMTLMGGINYYTGQFYDIPAITAAAHQQGAYAGWDLAHVAGNIPVQLHDWNTDFAVWCSYKYLNGGPGAAGGLFVHERHGNDPAFPRLGGWWGNDEKTRFRMEKGFVPKPGAAGWQISTAQVFNMAALKASLELFKDAGIENLRAKSLRLTAYLEFLLGQTSLPCEIITPGDPQQRGAQLSLFFPKDGTAIHARMMESGIICDYREPGVIRLAPAPLYCSYADVLRFHDVLKSFS, from the coding sequence ATGAATACCGCTTTTCAACCAACCATTTCATTCGCCGCGGCCCAGGACATGTCCGACGGGCTCGCTTCCTTCAAATCAAAATTCCACTTCCCGCAACACGAAGGTAAAGACGCCATTTACTTCTGCGGCAACTCCCTCGGTCTGCAAGCCCGCTCCGTGGAAGCCGCCATCCGGCAAGAGCTGGAAGACTGGCGGAACCTCGCCGTGGAAGGGTACTTCCGCGCGAAGAACCCCTGGCTGTTCTACCATACCCATTTCAGCGAAACCATGGCCGGCATGATGGGCTGCTCGCCCGAAGAAGTGACCGTGATGAACACCCTCACCGTCAACCTGCACCTCATCCTCCAAAGCTTTTACCGGCCCACCAAAGAACGCTACCGCATCGTGATGGAAGCCGGCGCCTTTCCCTCCGACCAGTACGCCCTCGAAACCCTCGTGCGCCTCCACGGCCTCGATCCGGACGATGCCCTCGTCGAAATCCATCCCAGGGAAGGGGAGAAGCTCCTCCGCACCGAAGATATCCTCGATACGATCGCCCGCCAGGGCAACAGCCTCGCGATGACGCTCATGGGCGGCATCAACTACTACACGGGCCAGTTCTACGATATCCCCGCCATTACCGCCGCGGCGCACCAGCAGGGCGCTTACGCCGGATGGGACCTCGCGCACGTCGCCGGCAACATCCCCGTGCAGCTGCACGACTGGAACACGGATTTCGCAGTGTGGTGCTCCTACAAATACCTGAACGGCGGCCCCGGCGCCGCCGGCGGCCTCTTCGTACACGAAAGGCATGGCAACGATCCCGCCTTCCCCCGCCTCGGCGGCTGGTGGGGCAACGATGAGAAAACGAGGTTCCGCATGGAAAAAGGCTTCGTCCCCAAGCCCGGCGCCGCCGGCTGGCAGATCAGCACGGCGCAGGTCTTCAACATGGCCGCCCTGAAAGCATCACTCGAACTTTTTAAAGATGCAGGTATCGAAAATCTCCGCGCCAAAAGCCTTCGGCTCACCGCATACCTCGAGTTCCTGCTCGGGCAAACCTCGCTCCCCTGCGAAATCATCACCCCCGGCGATCCGCAGCAGCGTGGGGCACAGTTGTCGCTGTTTTTCCCGAAAGACGGGACGGCCATCCACGCCCGCATGATGGAAAGCGGCATTATCTGCGACTACCGCGAGCCCGGCGTGATCCGCCTCGCGCCAGCGCCGCTGTATTGCTCCTATGCTGATGTCCTCCGTTTTCATGATGTATTAAAATCTTTCTCATGA
- the nosZ gene encoding Sec-dependent nitrous-oxide reductase — MKLSHLLLTAAAAALAVQGCKMKSTESAVGGDAASRTYVAPGKYDELYNFVSGGFSGQVAVYGIPSGRLLKVLPVFSVNPENGYGYSEETKPMLNTSQGFIPWDDQHHLALSQTNGEHDGRWLFANANNSPRVARIDLKAFKTMEIIELPNSGGNHSSPFLTENTEYVIAGTRFSVPIGNQESALDNASYKKNFKSTASFINIDKNSGHMNVAFQIILPGMDLDLSRAGKGPSHGWFFFSTYNTEQASTLKEVNASQKDKDFIVAVNWKKAEEYVKAGKAKKMATEYYHNTFNEETHSATSEIIKEVLTLDPTELKDFVYLIPCPKSPHGCDVDPSGEYIVGSGKLAALIPVFAYQKFVKAIEDKAFEGEYNGLPVIKYEAALHGEVQKPGLGPLHTEFDGKGNAYTSFFVSSEIVKWSIKDLKVLDRVPTYYSIGHLMVPGGDTKKPYGKYVVAYNKITKDRFLPTGPELAQSAQLYSIEGDKMQLLLDFPTIGEPHYAQAIPAEKIKDQSVKFFDIAKNKHPYVAAGEKATKVERKGNEVHVYMTAIRSHLTPDNIEGIQVGDDVYFHITNLEQDWDIPHGFAIKHAPTAELLVMPGETATLKFTPKQTGIYPFYCTDFCSALHQEMQGYMRVSAKGSNVPLKWGIGDTAPGAGADTTAK, encoded by the coding sequence ATGAAACTTTCTCACTTACTACTGACGGCTGCCGCTGCTGCGCTGGCCGTGCAGGGTTGCAAGATGAAGAGCACCGAATCCGCCGTGGGCGGAGACGCCGCGTCCCGTACCTATGTTGCTCCCGGCAAATACGATGAACTGTACAACTTCGTTTCCGGCGGTTTCAGCGGCCAGGTGGCGGTATACGGCATCCCTTCCGGCCGCCTGCTGAAAGTGCTGCCCGTGTTCTCCGTAAACCCGGAAAACGGTTACGGTTACAGCGAAGAAACCAAGCCCATGCTGAACACTTCCCAGGGCTTCATCCCCTGGGACGACCAGCACCACCTTGCCCTTTCGCAAACCAACGGCGAGCACGACGGCCGCTGGCTCTTCGCCAACGCCAACAACTCGCCCCGTGTGGCCAGGATCGACCTGAAGGCTTTCAAGACAATGGAAATCATCGAGTTGCCCAACTCCGGCGGTAACCACTCTTCCCCCTTCCTCACCGAAAACACCGAGTACGTGATCGCAGGCACCCGCTTCTCCGTTCCCATCGGCAACCAGGAATCGGCGCTCGACAACGCTTCTTACAAAAAGAACTTCAAAAGCACCGCCTCTTTCATCAACATCGACAAAAACTCCGGCCATATGAACGTGGCCTTCCAGATCATCCTCCCCGGTATGGACCTCGACCTGAGCCGCGCCGGTAAAGGGCCTTCCCACGGATGGTTCTTCTTCTCCACCTACAACACCGAACAGGCCAGCACCCTCAAGGAAGTGAACGCTTCCCAGAAGGATAAGGACTTTATCGTGGCTGTAAACTGGAAAAAAGCGGAAGAATACGTGAAAGCCGGCAAAGCCAAGAAAATGGCGACCGAGTACTATCACAACACCTTCAACGAAGAAACCCACTCCGCCACATCCGAGATCATCAAGGAAGTGCTGACGCTGGATCCCACCGAACTGAAGGATTTCGTGTACCTGATCCCCTGCCCCAAGTCGCCGCACGGCTGCGACGTGGACCCTTCCGGTGAGTACATCGTTGGTTCCGGCAAACTGGCGGCGCTGATCCCCGTGTTCGCGTACCAGAAATTCGTGAAAGCCATCGAAGACAAAGCGTTTGAAGGCGAATACAACGGCCTGCCCGTTATCAAGTACGAAGCAGCGCTCCACGGCGAAGTGCAGAAACCCGGCCTCGGCCCCCTGCACACCGAGTTTGATGGAAAAGGCAACGCCTACACTTCTTTCTTCGTGTCTTCCGAGATCGTGAAATGGAGCATTAAAGATCTGAAAGTGCTCGACCGTGTGCCTACCTACTACTCCATCGGTCACCTCATGGTTCCCGGCGGCGACACCAAAAAGCCATACGGCAAATATGTGGTAGCTTACAACAAGATCACCAAAGACCGCTTCCTGCCCACCGGTCCCGAGCTGGCGCAGAGCGCGCAACTGTACTCCATCGAAGGCGATAAGATGCAGCTGCTGCTCGACTTCCCCACCATCGGCGAGCCGCACTACGCGCAAGCTATCCCGGCAGAGAAGATCAAGGACCAGAGCGTCAAGTTCTTCGACATCGCCAAGAACAAGCACCCTTATGTGGCGGCAGGAGAGAAAGCGACGAAAGTAGAGCGTAAAGGCAACGAGGTCCACGTTTACATGACCGCGATCCGTTCTCACCTTACACCCGACAACATCGAAGGCATCCAGGTGGGCGATGATGTGTACTTCCACATCACCAACCTGGAACAGGACTGGGACATTCCCCACGGCTTCGCCATCAAGCACGCTCCCACCGCGGAACTGCTGGTCATGCCGGGCGAAACCGCCACCCTGAAATTCACGCCCAAGCAGACCGGCATCTATCCCTTCTACTGCACCGACTTCTGCTCGGCGCTGCACCAGGAGATGCAGGGTTACATGAGAGTTTCTGCGAAAGGCAGCAACGTGCCGCTGAAATGGGGCATCGGTGATACCGCTCCCGGAGCCGGCGCCGACACCACCGCTAAATAA
- a CDS encoding ABC transporter ATP-binding protein: MIRIDKLTKSFGKFRALDGIDLILEKGQAVSLLGPNGSGKTTLIKSILGLVIPEKGSITINGQLIRNHPSYRANIGYMPQIGRYPDNMTIEQVIHMIKDIRKEQTEYDEELYVSFGLDKIKHKKMRTLSGGTRQKVSACIAFLFSPDIYILDEPTAGLDPVANEVLKDKIATECARGKLVLITSHVLSDLDGLTSHIIYLQDGQLMFHESIGQLQERTGETKLNKIIANILKNADRKQICIS; encoded by the coding sequence ATGATCCGGATAGATAAACTGACCAAATCCTTCGGCAAGTTCCGGGCGCTCGACGGGATCGACCTCATCCTTGAAAAAGGACAGGCCGTTTCGCTCCTCGGCCCCAACGGATCCGGTAAGACGACGCTCATCAAATCCATACTGGGACTGGTTATCCCGGAGAAGGGCAGCATCACCATCAACGGGCAGCTCATCCGCAACCATCCCTCCTACCGCGCCAACATCGGGTATATGCCGCAGATCGGCCGCTACCCCGACAATATGACCATCGAGCAGGTGATCCATATGATCAAAGACATCCGCAAGGAACAAACGGAGTACGACGAGGAGTTGTATGTGAGTTTCGGGCTGGACAAGATCAAACACAAGAAGATGCGGACACTATCAGGCGGTACGCGCCAGAAAGTGAGCGCCTGCATTGCCTTCCTCTTCTCTCCTGACATTTACATCCTCGACGAGCCCACCGCCGGCCTTGACCCGGTGGCCAACGAGGTGCTGAAAGACAAGATCGCGACCGAATGCGCGCGAGGCAAGCTGGTGCTGATCACCTCGCATGTGCTCAGCGACCTCGACGGGCTGACGAGCCACATCATTTACCTGCAGGACGGCCAGCTGATGTTCCACGAGAGCATCGGGCAGTTGCAGGAGCGCACCGGCGAAACGAAACTCAATAAAATCATCGCAAACATTCTGAAAAATGCTGACCGTAAGCAAATATGTATTTCTTGA
- a CDS encoding acetyl-CoA carboxylase carboxyltransferase subunit alpha, which produces MQFLDFEKPIADLYEQLEKLKENGEKSGVDVSATVNEYAQKINDTKQQIYKNLTSWQKVQLSRHPDRPYTLEYIERMTENFVELHGDRNVKDDKAMVGGFADLDGETVMFIGQQKGVNTKMRQIRNFGMANPEGYRKALRLMKLAERFNKPIITLIDTPGAYPGLEAEERGQGEAIARNLFEMVKLRVPVICVIIGEGASGGALGIGIGDRIFMLENSWYTVISPENCSTILWRSWNYKEKAAEELKLTSGYMSQFGLVDGVIPEPIGGAHSNHEEMAEILKKRLKETLAELRKIDPDARIEQRIDKFSNMGFFEER; this is translated from the coding sequence ATGCAATTTCTGGATTTTGAAAAGCCGATTGCGGATCTGTACGAACAACTGGAAAAACTGAAGGAAAACGGGGAGAAGTCCGGCGTGGACGTTTCCGCTACCGTAAACGAGTACGCACAGAAAATCAACGACACCAAGCAACAGATCTATAAAAATCTCACCAGCTGGCAGAAAGTGCAGCTGAGCCGCCATCCCGACAGGCCTTACACGCTCGAGTATATCGAAAGGATGACGGAAAATTTCGTGGAGCTGCACGGCGACCGTAATGTGAAGGACGATAAGGCGATGGTAGGCGGATTCGCTGACCTTGACGGTGAGACTGTGATGTTTATCGGTCAGCAGAAAGGGGTGAATACGAAAATGCGCCAGATCCGGAATTTCGGGATGGCCAACCCCGAAGGTTACCGCAAGGCGCTGCGCCTCATGAAGCTGGCGGAGCGTTTCAACAAGCCCATCATCACCCTGATCGATACCCCGGGCGCATATCCCGGCCTGGAAGCGGAAGAGCGCGGACAAGGCGAGGCGATCGCCCGCAACCTGTTCGAAATGGTGAAGCTGCGCGTGCCCGTGATCTGCGTGATCATCGGCGAAGGCGCTTCCGGCGGCGCGCTGGGCATCGGCATCGGCGACCGCATCTTCATGCTCGAAAACAGCTGGTATACTGTTATCTCCCCTGAAAACTGCTCCACCATCCTCTGGAGAAGCTGGAACTATAAGGAAAAAGCAGCCGAAGAACTGAAACTGACTTCCGGATACATGAGCCAGTTCGGACTGGTAGACGGCGTGATCCCCGAACCCATCGGCGGCGCGCATTCCAACCACGAAGAAATGGCCGAGATACTCAAGAAGCGCCTCAAGGAAACCCTGGCCGAACTCAGGAAGATCGACCCGGACGCCCGTATCGAACAACGCATCGATAAATTCTCCAATATGGGCTTTTTTGAAGAACGTTAA